CGGTGGCACCGGGGTTCGGTGTCCAAGCGACGATTCTATGCACTGCCCGCCGGCCACACGGCGCGCCGGGTTGCACGTGTCACAACGGTTTCAAACTCGCACGCCAACATCGAGGGTTGTCGCTTTCCGCTGACCCATGCCCAAAGATCACTCGCAGATGGAGGACAGCAATCGCTCCTCCAACACCTCCATCCATGACGTGTCCGACCGGCGCGCCGCACCGTCCTGCGCGGCGGCCTGGCGGCGGCTGCGGGCGGGTTCCTGGCGCCGCTCTCGGGCGTGGTCGCGCTGGCCGGCTGTGCCTCGACGGCCGGAGCAGGCGGCACATTGCTCGGTTTCAAGGGCGTGCCAGTGTCGACGGCCGACAGCGTCGTGGTGCCCGAGGGCTACACCGTGCAGGTAATCGCGGCATGGGGCGAGCCGGTGGGCCTGTCCGGCGAGAACCCGTCCTTCAAGCCTGACGCCTCCAACACGCCTGCCGATCAGGAGGCGCAAATGGGCATGCACCACGACGGCGTCCACTACTTCGCGCAGAACGGCTCGGACGCCGGCCTGCTCGTGATGAACCACGAGTACGTCGACGACGGTCTGCTTCATCCCGATGGCATGGCGAACTGGTCGGCGCAGAAGGTGCGCAAGGCGCAAGCTGCGCACGGCGTGTCGGTGATCGAGGTGCAACGCAAGGACGGCCGTTGGGAGGTCGTGCGCCCCTCGCCGTGGGCACGCCGCATCACCGCCTCCACGCCGATGTCGGTCGCAGGTGCAGCCGCCGGACACCCGCTGCTTCGCACGGCTGCCGATCCGCAGGGCCGGCGCGTGCTGGGAACCCTGAACAACTGCGCCAGCGGCATCACGCCCTGGGGCACCTATCTCACCTGCGAAGAGAACTTCATCAACTACTTCAAGGGTCCCGACCAGCCGGACGCGCACCAGCAGCGATGGGGCCTGCGCAAGGGCGATCCGTCGGGCTACCGCTGGCACGAGCACGATGAGCGGTTCGACGCCTCGCGGCACCCCAACGAGCCCAACCGCTTCGGCTGGATCGTCGAGATCGATCCGTTCAACCCCAGCAGCACGCCGGTCAAGCGCACCTCGCTCGGCCGCGCGGCGCACGAAGGCGCCACCGTGGCCATGACACGGGACGGCCGCGCGGTGGTCTACATGGGCGAGGACGCCCGCTTCGAGTACATCTACAAGTTCGTCAGTCGCGATCGCGTGCAGCCCGGCGGTGCCGCGGGCAACGCGGGGCTGCTCGACAACGGCACGCTCTACGTCGCCCGCTTCGATGCCGACGGCAAGGGCCGCTGGATCGCGCTGATCCACGGCGACGGGCCGCTCACCGCAGCGAACGGCTTCGCGGACCAGGGTGAGGTGCTGGTCAAGGCGCGGCAGGCCAGCGACCAACTGGGTGCCACCAAGATGGATCGGCCGGAATGGATCGCCGTCGACCGGCAGGGCTGGGTCTACTGCACGCTCACCAACAACAGCAGCCGCGGCGCCAAGGACCAGCCCGGCGTGGACGCCGCCAATCCTCGCGCCAACAACACGATGGGGCACATCGTGCGCTGGAAGGAGGAGGGCGACTTCGACGGCAGCGCGTTCCATTGGAACCACTTCGTGCTCGCAGGTGATCCCGGCAACGAGCGCGCCGAGGCGAAGGGAAACGCCCGTGGGGATGCATTCGGATGCCCCGACGGGCTGTGGGTCGACGGCCGGGGCGTGCTGTGGGTGCAGACCGACATGTCGACGTCGGCCATGGGCAAGGGGGACCTGGCCAGGCTGGGCAACAACGCGATGCTCGCCGCTGATCCCCGCACCGGTGACGTCCGCCGCTTCCTGGTCGGCCCGGCGGGATGCGAAGTTACCGGCGTCACCGGCACCCCGGACGGGCGCACCTTGTTCGTCAACATCCAGCATCCGGGGGAGAGTCCGAGCGAGCGCAGCGATCCCGCAAACCCGCGTCGCTACTCCAACTGGCCCGACCAGCATCCGAACGGGCGACCGCGCTCGGCGACTGTGGTGGTCCGCCGCTTGGATGGTGGTGTCATCGGAACCTGAGCGTCCAGCGTGCCACGGTCCGGTCACGCTTGTGCCACGTGCCGTTCGCAGGCTACTCGATCAGCGTCCGGCCGTCTCGAGGTGCAGCGCATGGACCGATTGCCGACCCCCACCATCACTCCCAATGCCGTGCGCTGACTGGAGAGCCGCGATCACCGCCTGAGCGAGGCGACTGGGAGAGGGCGCGCGCCGGAGATCAGAAACGGGTTGCGAAGCCAGCTACCAGCAATCCCAGGTAGGGAGCGGATCCCCACCGTTCGCTTGAGACCGGACGCGTCACCGGCCGAGCGGGCGACGATGAGGCCGGCGGCCGAGCGGGCCGCTTGAAGGTGAACCGGAATGTCGCTGAGTGGGTGCGCGACGAAGGCGCGCCATTGATGGGGCAGGGCATAGGCCTCGAGCTGTGATGAAGGTTTGCGCTGGCAGCGACCAACCGCGCGGCCGCTCTCCAGCGTTTCGACTGGATCGACGGCCACACGGTGAATTGCCGGCAAGCGGGTAGGCCTCTGTTGCCCGATGCATCGGATCGGTTCAAGGCGGAGACGCCAGCGGGGGATCTCTCGGGCGTCTACCCTGGCTGCGACGCCCGAATCCTCGTTGCAGCCTTCGCCGAGGGTCCCACCGCAATCCGGAAGTCGGCTCAGGGTCGGGTCTTGCCCCTCGACTCGCACGAGCGAGTGGCCGATGTAGATCCTGGACCTGCCTCACCGGGCGCTTGGCGGGAACGCCAAGTGCTTTTTTCTTGGGCGCTACGAAAAAGGGCACGAAAAGTCTTTCCTCGCACGCCTGTTCACCGGACCATTGACTTCATGCCGCCGCAAGGCGTGCAGACCGCGGACGCCACCCGCGACTTCCACACTGGAATTGCCATGCACCTTCAAGTACCCATCGCCATTTCGGACGAGCTCGACGAGCACATCGTGGACTCGGTCCCGGCCGCACAGCCCGACTACGCCTTCACCAGCGGCAAGCTGTCCCATGCCGGAAAGCACGTGGAGTTCAGCGTGCAGGTCGACCCGTTCAGCGGTCGCTACAGCGTGACGGCCAACGAGCTGCTCGACATCAAGGTCCGCGCCGTCGCCCGCCTGGAGGAGTGAGCCGCATGGCGAGCCGCACCGAATCGCTGGCCGGCGCCCTCCCTGCGACGCTGGAGTGGCGCGACGACACCTTGTACCTGCTGGACCAGACGCGCCTGCCGCTGCAGATCGTCGTCGAGCGCCAGGCGAGCGTCGAGGAGGTGTGGGAGTCCATTCGCGCGCTGAAGGTGCGTGGCGCCCCGGCCATCGGCGTGGCGGGCGCCTACGGCCTCTGCGTCGCGATGCAGGGCAGCCGCAACGCGGGGGTCGCCGCGTTTCGTGCACGCCTCGCGGAGCAGGCCGCCTACCTCGCGTCCGCCCGACCCACCGCGGTCAACCTGCGATGGGCCGTGCAGCGTCTGCAGGACCGCATCGCCGGCCATGACGACGCGGGCAGCTCGTCGACGCTCTACGATGTGCTGCTCGACGAGGCCAGGCGCATCCACGACGAGGACCAGGCGCTGTGCGAAGGCATCGGCCGCAACGGCCAGGCGCTCATCCGCCCGGGCTGCGGCATCCTCACGCACTGCAACGCCGGCGCGCTCGCGACCACCGGCATCGGCACCGCCACGGCGCCGATGTACCTCGCGCACCGGTCCGGCACGCCGTTTCGCGTGTACGCCGACGAGACGCGGCCGCTGCTGCAGGGCGCGCGCCTCACGGCCTTCGAACTGCAGCGCGCGGGCATCGACGTCACGCTGCTCACCGACAGCATGGCCGCTGCCACGATGCAGCGCGGCCTCGTCGATCTGGTCATCGTGGGCACCGACCGCGTGGCGGCCAACGGCGACTTCGCCAACAAGATCGGCACGCTGGGCGTGGCCATTCTCGCCAAGCACTTCGGCATTCCGATGTACGTCGCGTGCCCTTCTTCCACGCTCGACCTCGCGACGCGCGCAGGCGAGGACATCGTGATCGAGGAACGCGCGGGCGACGAGGTGACGAGCTTCGGCGCCCGCCGCACGGCGCCCGAGGGGGTGGCGGTGCGCAACCCTTCCTTCGACGTCACGCCGCACACGCTGGTCGCCGGATTCATCACCGAGCGCGGCCTCGTCGGGCCGCCATTCGAGCAGAACTTGTCGTCGCTCTTCGGGATGGGCTGATTCGCCTCAGCGGTCGGGCAGGCGGGTCGCGAGCCGCGTCGACCCGTACGCTCGGAACCGATCGCGAACGATGCGCATCTCCTGCGGGTCGAGGAGGACGGGCGGGCCGACCTGCAGGCTCATCCAATACTGCCGCGCCAGGGTCTCCAGCCGGGTCGCTGTCGCGATCGCCTGCTCGATGTCCGCGCCCCAGCCGATCATGCCGTGATTGGCGAGCAGGCAGGCGCTGCGATCGACGAGTGCATCGGCGGCCAGGCGCGCGAGCGTCTCGGTGCCGAACGTGGCGTACGGCGCGCATCGCACGTCGTCGCCGCCGAAGGTCGCGATCATGTAATGAAAGGCGGGGATCCCGCTGCGCAGGCACGCCAGCGCCACGCACGCGTCCGAGTGGGTATGGACGATCGCCTGCGCCTGCGGGTAGCGCCGGTAGATCTCGGTGTGCATGGCCCATTCGCTCGATGGAATGCCCGGGCCGCGCGTCTCGCCGTCGAGCGTGATCTCCACCAGCGACGCGGCGTCGATCGTCTCGGCGCTCGCGCCGGTCGGGGTCACCAGCGCGCCATCCTCGAGCC
The Piscinibacter sp. XHJ-5 DNA segment above includes these coding regions:
- the mtnA gene encoding S-methyl-5-thioribose-1-phosphate isomerase; amino-acid sequence: MASRTESLAGALPATLEWRDDTLYLLDQTRLPLQIVVERQASVEEVWESIRALKVRGAPAIGVAGAYGLCVAMQGSRNAGVAAFRARLAEQAAYLASARPTAVNLRWAVQRLQDRIAGHDDAGSSSTLYDVLLDEARRIHDEDQALCEGIGRNGQALIRPGCGILTHCNAGALATTGIGTATAPMYLAHRSGTPFRVYADETRPLLQGARLTAFELQRAGIDVTLLTDSMAAATMQRGLVDLVIVGTDRVAANGDFANKIGTLGVAILAKHFGIPMYVACPSSTLDLATRAGEDIVIEERAGDEVTSFGARRTAPEGVAVRNPSFDVTPHTLVAGFITERGLVGPPFEQNLSSLFGMG
- a CDS encoding class II aldolase/adducin family protein, with the translated sequence MDPLGPRARLGRPSMSEHDSFSPASDLRHRLAAAYRHLSRLGLNSGSAGNVSCRLEDGALVTPTGASAETIDAASLVEITLDGETRGPGIPSSEWAMHTEIYRRYPQAQAIVHTHSDACVALACLRSGIPAFHYMIATFGGDDVRCAPYATFGTETLARLAADALVDRSACLLANHGMIGWGADIEQAIATATRLETLARQYWMSLQVGPPVLLDPQEMRIVRDRFRAYGSTRLATRLPDR